One Salvia splendens isolate huo1 chromosome 12, SspV2, whole genome shotgun sequence genomic window carries:
- the LOC121758743 gene encoding DEAD-box ATP-dependent RNA helicase 39-like, translating to MAITAKALSTSLPRCLYFHRHFRFSLPLHLHRPLLHKFRPLCTAYVEEAESLQPLKHSILLERLRQRHLKDSPQPPKPAPQKLRHAVAEIEGSRRKKGAAPETASTFQELGLSEEVMGALGEMGITDPTEIQRIGIPAVLHEKSVVLGSHTGSGKTLAYLLPLIQLLRRDEDLHGMLMKPRRPRAVVLCPTRELCEQVFRVSKSISHHARFRSTMVSGGGRLKPQEDSLNSPIDMVVGTPGRVLQHIEEGNLVYGGIRYVVLDEADTMFDRGFGPDIRKFLAPLRSRASKLDGLGFQTVLVTATMTTAVQKLVDEEFQGIAHLRTSSLHKKIASARHDFIKLSGSENKLEALLQVLEPSLAKGNRVMVFCNTLSSSRAVDHFLSENQISTVNYHGEIPAEQRVENLEKFKSNDGDCPTLVCTDLAARGLDLDVDHVIMFDFPSNSIDYLHRTGRTARMGAKGKVTSLIARKNLILATRIEEAIMKNESLESLSVDRIKRDLARSHINQQKGQNEKREMTSSLKRKAQATSTKPSDARGKAAVAKKSSFSKSTKAPMISKPKKKVVKVLKTSNSSGSSNSKGTSSGGRKHSEGRNEGGAGSTSKLNVVGFRGRSSVKAA from the exons ATGGCCATAACAGCAAAAGCTCTCTCCACCTCTCTACCAAGATGCCTCTATTTCCACCGCCACTTTCGCTTCTCCCTCCCATTACACCTTCACCGCCCTCTTCTCCACAAATTCCGCCCCCTTTGCACCGCCTACGTTGAAGAGGCCGAATCACTGCAGCCATTGAAGCATTCCATTCTCCTTGAAAGACTCAGGCAGCGCCACCTCAAGGACTCCCCCCAACCTCCTAAACCCGCGCCTCAGAAACTGAGGCATGCTGTTGCTGAAATTGAGGGTTCGAGGAGGAAGAAGGGCGCTGCGCCAGAGACGGCATCGACTTTTCAGGAGCTCGGTTTGAGCGAGGAAGTGATGGGGGCGTTGGGGGAAATGGGGATTACGGACCCTACAGAGATTCAGCGTATTGGGATTCCGGCTGTCCTCCATGAGAAGAGCGTGGTTTTGGGGTCTCATACTGGTTCTGGCAAGACTCTGGCTTACCTTCTCCCTCTTATTCAG TTGCTGAGAAGGGATGAGGATTTGCACGGTATGCTGATGAAGCCCAGACGCCCACGGGCTGTTGTTCTGTGCCCAACAAGGGAGCTGTGTGAGCAG GTGTTCCGTGTTTCCAAGTCCATTAGCCACCATGCACGATTCAGATCAACCATGGTAAGTGGTGGTGGGCGTTTAAAGCCTCAAGAAGATTCCTTGAACAGCCCCATTGACATGGTTGTGGGGACCCCTGGCCGGGTTCTGCAACATATAGAGGAAGGCAATTTGGTTTATGGGGGCATCAGATATGTG GTGTTGGATGAAGCTGACACCATGTTTGATCGTGGATTTGGCCCTGACATCCGGAAATTTCTTGCTCCACTGAGGAGTCGTGCATCTAAGCTGGATGGTCTAGGTTTTCAAACAGTATTAGTAACTGCCACAATGACAACG GCAGTACAAAAGCTGGTTGATGAGGAATTTCAGGGAATTGCTCATCTACGTACTTCTTCACTCCATAAAAAGATTGCTTCTGCTCGTCATGATTTCATCAAACTCTCAGGTTCTGAGAATAAACTGGAAGCCTTATTACAG GTTCTTGAGCCAAGTTTAGCAAAAGGAAACAGAGTGATGGTTTTCTGCAATACATTGAGCTCCAGTCGAGCTGTGGATCACTTTTTATCTGAAAATCAAATCTCTACGGTCAATTACCATGGAGAAATTCCTGCTGAACAAAG GGTTGAGAATCTGGAAAAGTTTAAGAGCAATGATGGAGATTGCCCCACTTTAGTCTGTACAGATCTGGCTGCTAGGggtttggacttggatgtcgaccATGTTATTATGTTTGACTTTCCCTCGAATTCT ATCGATTATCTTCATCGTACTGGACGAACTGCTCGTATGGGGGCAAAAG GGAAGGTGACAAGTTTGATCGCTAGAAAGAATTTGATTTTGGCCACCCGCATTGAGGAAGCAATAATGAAAAACGAGAGCTTGGAATCCCTATCCGTTGATAGAATCAAAAGGGATCTTGCCAGATCGCACATAAATCAGCAGAAGGGACAAAATGAGAAAAGGGAAATGACCTCCAGTTTGAAAAGGAAGGCACAAGCCACCTCAACAAAACCATCTGATGCTCGTGGAAAAGCAGCAGTCGCCAAGAAAAGCTCTTTTTCTAAATCTACAAAAGCTCCCATGATTTCCAAGCCTAAGAAGAAGGTGGTTAAGGTtctcaaaacatcaaattctTCAGGATCTAGCAACTCGAAAGGTACGTCTTCTGGTGGGAGGAAACATTCAGAAGGAAGAAACGAAGGAGGGGCTGGATCTACATCAAAACTAAACGTTGTTGGATTTAGAGGCCGGAGCAGTGTGAAGGCTGCTTGA